From a single Apostichopus japonicus isolate 1M-3 chromosome 12, ASM3797524v1, whole genome shotgun sequence genomic region:
- the LOC139976793 gene encoding uncharacterized protein isoform X2, protein MLDMSKAFDTIQRRSLLTDLEQVLDNDELHLISLLIDNVSYTVKLEGKLGLPFNTNIGSPQGDSASALFFVTYLANSMKSDDNDIDAVILPSQLVVHDYSTTTTNSFFTVDQQYADDISWASTGQHILQDIEKRVSDKLAVRNLKINCTKTEKFTITRTGNDSWKKCKYVGSLLGTEEDINRRIGITNGAFNTLSNIFKSKNISRKIKLRIFETLLKSNFLYNCELWGTTKDLDCKIDTFQRRLLRNILIIRWTNNNWLSNDELYNETNQTPWSSIVAHRRLRFFGHVARLQEDAPAKVALREALRHTAKPVGRPVTTLLGKIKSQFKDININNFKEAINLAQDRDTWRRLITEHVG, encoded by the coding sequence ATGCTAGATATGAGCAAGGCGTTCGACACAATTCAAAGAAGATCCTTGCTAACTGACCTAGAACAGGTTCTTGACAACGACGAACTTCACCTGATATCACTACTAATCGATAACGTCTCCTACACCGTCAAATTAGAGGGCAAACTAGGACTTCCTTTTAATACTAACATTGGTTCACCACAAGGAGATAGTGCAAGTGCACTATTTTTTGTAACTTATCTAGCCAACTCTATGAaatcagatgataatgatatcgatgCAGTTATCCTGCCATCGCAGTTAGTTGTTCATGATTACAGCACTACCACCACTAATTCTTTTTTCACAGTAGACCAACAATACgctgatgatatctcttgggcatcaactggtcagcatatactgcaagacatcgaaaaacgagtctctgacaaactggcagtaagaaatttgaaaatcaattgcacaaaaactgagaaatttacaATCACAAGAACAGGAAATGACAGTtggaagaaatgtaaatatgttggaagcttgctggggaccgaagaagacattaacagaagaattggtataaccaacggtgctttcaacacactgtcaaacatttttaaaagcaaaaacataagccggaaaattaagcttaggatctttgagactttattaaagagtaattttttgtacaattgcgaactgtggggcacaacgaaggatctcgattgcaaaattgacacttttcaaaggagactacttcgaaatattctcatcattagatggaccaataataattggttatcaaatgatgagctctacaacgaaaccaaccaaacaccttggtcatcgatagtcgcacatagaagattgagatttttcggtcatgtagcaagactccaagaggacgctccagcaaaggttgctttaagagaagcactgagacatactgctaaaccagttggaaggcccgtgactacattgcttggaaaaataaaatcgcaattcaaggacattaatattaacaatttcaaagaagcaataaaccttgcgcaagatcgtgatacgtggcggaggttaatcactgagcatgtcggatag
- the LOC139976793 gene encoding uncharacterized protein isoform X1, protein MAALKTEEEPPKLLLFTMFAFITLNVNYLITPCFAISKVYIAEGGVIRLNFSFRYNGFGRLELRHNTNVVFARRSAITESNSRTPLLLFNISDGITSFTITDVVSSDNGRYVCSLNGEKQDPVYDLSVILDQQYADDISWASTGQHILQDIEKRVSDKLAVRNLKINCTKTEKFTITRTGNDSWKKCKYVGSLLGTEEDINRRIGITNGAFNTLSNIFKSKNISRKIKLRIFETLLKSNFLYNCELWGTTKDLDCKIDTFQRRLLRNILIIRWTNNNWLSNDELYNETNQTPWSSIVAHRRLRFFGHVARLQEDAPAKVALREALRHTAKPVGRPVTTLLGKIKSQFKDININNFKEAINLAQDRDTWRRLITEHVG, encoded by the exons ATGGCTGCCCTGAAGACTGAGGAAGAACCACCAAAACTGCTGTTGTTCACCATGTTTGCATTCATAACGTTGAATGTAAATTATCTGATAACTCCTTGTTTTG CGATTTCTAAGGTATATATTGCTGAAGGCGGTGTCATTCGTCTTAATTTTAGTTTCAGATATAATGGCTTTGGACGTTTAGAATTACGACACAATACCAACGTTGTTTTTGCCAGACGTTCTGCCATTACAGAGAGTAATTCCAGAACACCTCTTTTGTTGTTTAATATATCCGACGGAATAACGAGCTTTACTATCACAGACGTCGTATCTTCGGACAATGGCCGATATGTCTGTTCATTAAATGGAGAAAAACAGGATCCTGTGTACGATCTATCAGTAATAT TAGACCAACAATACgctgatgatatctcttgggcatcaactggtcagcatatactgcaagacatcgaaaaacgagtctctgacaaactggcagtaagaaatttgaaaatcaattgcacaaaaactgagaaatttacaATCACAAGAACAGGAAATGACAGTtggaagaaatgtaaatatgttggaagcttgctggggaccgaagaagacattaacagaagaattggtataaccaacggtgctttcaacacactgtcaaacatttttaaaagcaaaaacataagccggaaaattaagcttaggatctttgagactttattaaagagtaattttttgtacaattgcgaactgtggggcacaacgaaggatctcgattgcaaaattgacacttttcaaaggagactacttcgaaatattctcatcattagatggaccaataataattggttatcaaatgatgagctctacaacgaaaccaaccaaacaccttggtcatcgatagtcgcacatagaagattgagatttttcggtcatgtagcaagactccaagaggacgctccagcaaaggttgctttaagagaagcactgagacatactgctaaaccagttggaaggcccgtgactacattgcttggaaaaataaaatcgcaattcaaggacattaatattaacaatttcaaagaagcaataaaccttgcgcaagatcgtgatacgtggcggaggttaatcactgagcatgtcggatag